From the genome of Sediminibacter sp. Hel_I_10:
TTATCGTTGATATAAAAGTTTCCTGCACAATTTTGAAGTGCTTTTGTAGCTTCTTGAATGGCATATCTGTCTTTTGCTAAGATAGCACCTGTTAATGCATAATCGCTAGTTTCATCAACAAGCTTAAGAGTTTCAGAAAATTTGTTTTCGTCGTAAACATAAATAGTAATTACTGGTCCAAAGAGCTCAGTATGCATTGTGGTGTACTTAGAATTTGTAGTTACAATAATAGTCGGCTCAATAAAATAGCCTTTACTCTTATCATAATTACCACCAACGATGATTTCTGCATCAGCGTCTTTTTTGGCAGCGTCAATATACTTGGCCAATTTGTCAAAAGATCCTTCGTGTATTACTGCAGTAACGAAATTACTTAAATCTTCAGGAGATCCCATTTTAAAAGATTTTACATCTTTTACAACGTGTTTTTTGACTTCTTCCCAAATATTAGAGGAAACGTATGCTCTAGATGCTGCACTACATTTCTGACCTTGAAATTCAAAAGCACCTCTCGCAATGGCTGTTGCAACTTGCTTAGCGTCTGCTGTTTTGTGCGCAACAATAAAGTCTTTACCACCAGTTTCTCCTACGATTCTTGGATAACTCTTGTAATTATGTATGTTATTGCCAATTTCTTTCCATATGTTTTTAAACACTGTTGTTGAGCCGGTAAAGTGTAATCCAGAGAAATCTGGACTGGCCAAAACAGTTTCGGTAATCATTTCAGGATCGCCAAAAACAACGTTGATGACTCCTGGTGGTACACCTGCTTCTTCAAAAACGTCCATAATGACTTTAGCAGAATAAATTTGACTATCACTAGGTTTCCAAACCACAACGTTACCCATAAGTGCCATACAAGATGGTAAATTTCCAGCAATGGCCGTAAAGTTAAAAGGTGTCACAGCATAAGTAAACCCTTCAAGTGGGCGATATTCTAGTCGGTTCCAAGCATCTGAAGTACTTTCAGGTTGATCATGATAGATATCGGTCATGTACTGCACGTTGAAACGTAAAAAATCAATAAGCTCGCAAGCGGAGTCAATCTCTGCCTGATGTACTGTTTTAGATTGCGCAATCATTGTTGCTGCATTAATTTTTGCACGGTAAGGTCCGGCAATTAATTCTGCAGCTTTCAAGAAAATACCTGCACGTTGTTCCCATGCTAAATTGGCCCATTCGGTTCTTGCTGCCAAAGCTGTAGAGATTGCTTCTTCTACATGTGTTTTTTCAGCTAAATGATAGGTGCCAACAACATGTTGATGATCGTGTGGTGCAGATAAGGTTTTAGTGTTACCCGTAGTAACATCTTTACCATTTATATAAAGTGGTACATCAATTTTACTGTTAAACATTTCTTTATAAGCAGCTAAAACAGATTCGCGCTCAGGACTACCTGGTGCGTAAGTCTTAACTGGTTCATTGACAGCTATTGGTGTGTTGAAAAATCCTTTTCCCATTTTAAATTATCGGTTTTTGTAATTCATAAATTGTCTTAGCGCTAAAGGTACAATTTTTTAGAGAGTACCTAGGATGAACAGTATTAAAAGCTCGTTAAAAGACTGATAAGGTTTTTGTAAGATGTGACTTTTAAAAAAGAAAATGTTGATCTGCGTTTTTGGAATTGGTTTGGAGGAGTGGATTAAAAAATATTAGTACAACAAGGACACACGTTCTCTTCTAGTTCTAAATAATTCTTCTTTGTAAATTTAATACTGCTTAGTTTAAAGCAAAAGGTGCGCTTAATTTGAAAGATGGGATGATGACCTTAAATTTATTGGTGGTTGAAAAGTTGACCATATTGTAATGGCCTTGCATCGCTCCAAAAGGAGATGTAAGCAAACAACCTGAAGAGTACGTATGTGATTCGCCAGGTTTAATAACTGGTTTTTTACCGATGACCCCTTCGCCTTCAACAATTTCAACATTATTTAGTGCATCAAGGATAGACCAGTATCGCGATTGTAATTGAACAGAATCTTTGCTTTGGTTCTCAATAGTGATTTGGTAACCAAAAGCAAAATGCACCTTGTAATTTTTGTAGAAGGTCCCTTCAAAGGAAGTTTCTACAGAAATCTTAATGCCACTTGTAACTTGTTGTACCATAATAGAGTTGAGACTGAGTATGTAAAAATAAAGAATTAAATGTAAACTCTATATTTTTTCCGATGTAAGACTAATTTTTATCGTTTCAATATAATTTATACGCTTTTTTTTGAGATTTGGTTTTTAATTTTCCATTTTCGAGGCAAATGTTTCAAGCGTCTTAAAAAAAGCAATGAGGGCGCTTTTAGAAATCAACGTATTGATAGTTACCAAGCGCACAAATTTCTGGTCTCTAAAATTTCCGAAGCCAACCATAAGCTCAGAATGCTCATAAAGCTGGGTGCATAGTTTCTCTGCAGAGATATTTTTATAATTAAAACATACTGAAATTGAATCTTCGAAGCTGTAAAGCGTATAATCTGGATGATCTTCGATATAAGTTCTTGCCAAATCTGCCAAATCAAATTGATGATTTACGATTTTTTTGAGTCCGTTACTGCCTATCGATTTCCATAAGGTCCAAAGTTTTAGGGCATCATTACGTCTTCCGCATTGTAGAGAGGTTTTGCCGAGATTAAATTCGTCATCATGGGTTTGGTATAAATAATCGGCATCATTGGAAAACGATTGGTAGAGTTGCTCCTTATCTTTTGTAACAATGATAGAGCAACTTAAGGGTGTACCCAGCATTTTATGGGCATTTACGCTAAAGGAGTCTGTATGTTCAATCCCTTTCACCAAGTGCTTGTAGGTGTCGCTAAAAATCACTGCCCCGCAATAGGCGCCATCTAGATGTAGCCAGAGGTCATACGTTTTACACACTTTGCTAATGGCCTCAACATCATCAAAAGCACCTAAAACCGTTGTGCCTGCGGTAGCATTTACAAAAAACGGTTGAAACCCGTTAGCGAGATCATTCTTAATTTGAAGTTCTAAATCATCTACCAACATTTGACCTTTGTCGTTGGTTTTAATTGGCCGCACTTGATTTCTACCTACACCAATAAATGAGGCGTTTTTTGTAATGGAATAGTGTGCACAGTCAGAAGAATAGAGTGTCATTTTATGAGATAATCCCTCGGTTTTGGAAGCGGGATTGTATTTGTCTCTTGCCATGAGCACGGCCATATAATTACTCATGGAGCCGCCAGGAGCAAAAGTACCATCGCCGGTTTCGGGATAGCCAATCATTTTGCAAATGGTTTTAAGAATTATTTTCTCAACGCCTACTTGTGGACCTGCAACTTTATAGGTGTACATGCTGTTATTGAGCATGACCGATAGCAGATCGCCTAAGGTGGCTCTAGTCATTC
Proteins encoded in this window:
- the pruA gene encoding L-glutamate gamma-semialdehyde dehydrogenase encodes the protein MGKGFFNTPIAVNEPVKTYAPGSPERESVLAAYKEMFNSKIDVPLYINGKDVTTGNTKTLSAPHDHQHVVGTYHLAEKTHVEEAISTALAARTEWANLAWEQRAGIFLKAAELIAGPYRAKINAATMIAQSKTVHQAEIDSACELIDFLRFNVQYMTDIYHDQPESTSDAWNRLEYRPLEGFTYAVTPFNFTAIAGNLPSCMALMGNVVVWKPSDSQIYSAKVIMDVFEEAGVPPGVINVVFGDPEMITETVLASPDFSGLHFTGSTTVFKNIWKEIGNNIHNYKSYPRIVGETGGKDFIVAHKTADAKQVATAIARGAFEFQGQKCSAASRAYVSSNIWEEVKKHVVKDVKSFKMGSPEDLSNFVTAVIHEGSFDKLAKYIDAAKKDADAEIIVGGNYDKSKGYFIEPTIIVTTNSKYTTMHTELFGPVITIYVYDENKFSETLKLVDETSDYALTGAILAKDRYAIQEATKALQNCAGNFYINDKPTGAVVGQQPFGGARASGTNDKAGSVLNLLRWISPRMIKETFVTPTDYRYPYMGE
- the apaG gene encoding Co2+/Mg2+ efflux protein ApaG, coding for MVQQVTSGIKISVETSFEGTFYKNYKVHFAFGYQITIENQSKDSVQLQSRYWSILDALNNVEIVEGEGVIGKKPVIKPGESHTYSSGCLLTSPFGAMQGHYNMVNFSTTNKFKVIIPSFKLSAPFALN
- a CDS encoding aminotransferase class V-fold PLP-dependent enzyme — protein: MNEDLKLFQELAELLISEEKRAPVAKPIDTTALYNTIDLSLPEAPTLDEDFISVLKSLIKHTPKTASTSFFNQLYGGRMTRATLGDLLSVMLNNSMYTYKVAGPQVGVEKIILKTICKMIGYPETGDGTFAPGGSMSNYMAVLMARDKYNPASKTEGLSHKMTLYSSDCAHYSITKNASFIGVGRNQVRPIKTNDKGQMLVDDLELQIKNDLANGFQPFFVNATAGTTVLGAFDDVEAISKVCKTYDLWLHLDGAYCGAVIFSDTYKHLVKGIEHTDSFSVNAHKMLGTPLSCSIIVTKDKEQLYQSFSNDADYLYQTHDDEFNLGKTSLQCGRRNDALKLWTLWKSIGSNGLKKIVNHQFDLADLARTYIEDHPDYTLYSFEDSISVCFNYKNISAEKLCTQLYEHSELMVGFGNFRDQKFVRLVTINTLISKSALIAFFKTLETFASKMEN